The sequence TTAGGAGAGAAGCCAGTTGAACTTTATATCCAGGATTAGCCGTACGATGAACCAATTGGGCCTGCCATAGCAAATCCATAAGAGGTTGCTGAAGCAACTCTTTAACTTCATTCAAGGTCCAATCATGACGGAGGATTTGCTCCTCCGAAACGTAAGACTTGGCATCAAGCAGAGTCATAAATAAGGAACTAAAGAATCAAGGTTCAGAAAGAGCGGAAGGAACAGGGTCTAAACCACCAAAACGTCTATGTCTAGATTGATAGTCAGCCAGTGCTTCTCTTAGAGCTGTTGCATCAAAATCTGGCCACATGACATCACAAACATGGATTTCAGCGTAAGCCAATTGCCAAAGCAAAAAATTACTAACTCTCATCTCTCCACTAGTTCTAATTAACAAGTCTGGATCCACCTCATTAGCAGTAAAGAGTTCTGAAGCAAAAACTCTTTCATCTATCTTGGCAGGATCTAATTCACCCTTCACAGAACGTTCAGCAATTTTTTGAGCAGCAAGGACCAATTCACGTCTACCTCCATAATTTGTACAAACATTAAAATGTATACCAGTATTTCCTGCCGTAAGGTCCGTCGCTTCTTTAATCAAATCTTGCAACCCATTTGGAAGAATATTTAGATCTCCAAGGAACCTAATTCGAACCTGCTCCCGCTGAAGTGATTCCAACTCACGCTGAAGAGCACGTTCAAAAAGTGTCATAAGGAAATTTACTTCTTCCCCTGGCCTGGCCCAATTCTCAGTTGAAAAGGCATAAACAGTCAAAACTCGAATACCCCAATCGCTACATAATCTCAAGGTTCTCTTGAGCGATTCAACACCAGCTCTATGTCCCATAACCCTTGGAAGACCCTTCGCCTTGGCCCATCGACCATTTCCATCCATGATGACAGCAACATGATTAGGAATTCGATGGGGATCCAGGCCAGTCGGGCAAGCACGAAGCTGTACCTTTTCTGTGTTAATAGCCGAAGAATGGCTCACTGAAGCGTCTCTTTGTTAGAGCTTTTATTAACAACGCTACTCCTGGGAGTTTTTTTTGCTTCCTTTGAGCTAACCATAACTTTAGATGTGTTGCCGCTACTAGCGATTGCCTTGGCCCCAGATGCTCCCATAGAAGAACCTATTAGCTCTTTCAAAAGGTCCAATAATCTACTACTAGTAATGGGCCTCTCAAGTCTTCCCTGACTTGCAAGAGATAAAGTTCCTGTCTCTTCTGAGACCACAACACATATACAACGATCAAAACGTTCAGTTATACCCAAAGCAGCTAAATGTCTAGTTCCATAGCGACTTATGCCCTGACGAGATAAAGGCAAAATTACACCTGCAGAAATAATTCTGTTCCCTTTTACAAGAACAGCTCCATCATGCAGAGGAGTATCTGAAGCAAATAAATTCAACAACAATTCAGTTGATAACTGAGCATCAATGGGAACTCCAGGGTAAAGAAAATCTTCAGGGCGGAGATCACTTCCCATATCAACAACAACCAATGCTCCTCTTCGGCTCTGCGAAAGACGGCCAGCGGCCTCAGAAAGGTGCACAATATTACTTTCATTCGCCCGGAACTCATTCTGAGGGTTACCCAATAGAACTGCTAACCGGCCAGTACCGAGCAATTCCATTAAACGTCTCAATTCACCCTGCCAAAGGATTGCAAGAGAAAGAGAACATGCCAATACCAACGCATCAACCAACTTTGAAGTTATTGGTAGATTCGCAAACCGCTGAACAAACCAAGCAAGAGAAACGAGGAATAAATATCCTCTGAGCAACCAAAGAGTTCTAGGCTCGTTAACTCTAGAGAAAAGCAAAAAACCCAAAGCAGATGCAAATAAAACATCTAGCAATAGGCGCGGATCTAAGAGACCCCATAAATTCACTCTTACCCCCCAACCTTCTATTAGCCTAACGCTATCAAACGATCTGGGATGACGTCGTATTGCAAAAGATCTTCTGGCCTCTCCCTTCTTTGAACCAAATCAGCATGCCCCTTGTTAACAATCACTGCTGCTGGCCGAGGAATTCTGTTGTAATTCGACCCCATAGAAGCGTTATAAGCTCCTGTGCCAAATACAGCCAAGACATCACCAGTACTTGAAGAAGGGAAGTCAATATCTTTAAGCAAAATATCCCCAGATTCGCAATGCTTTCCGGCAATAGTAATTTTTTCCTGTGGTGGAGCAAAAGGGCGGCTCACAAGGCACGCTGAATAACAAGATTGATATGTGATTGGGCGTGGATTATCACTCATTCCCCCATCTACGGATATATAGGTCCTTATCCCAGGTATTTCCTTTCTTGCTCCAAGACGATAAAGAGTTAAACCAGCATTAGCAACTAGGGATCTTCCAGGCTCACATAACAATCTAGGAAGCCTAAGGTTTCTTGATTGGCAAGCCTCCTTAACTCCACTAGCAATCACTTTGACCCAGTCTTGTATAGAAGGTGGGTCATCTGTCTCCTTATATCTAATACCAAGGCCTCCTCCAACATTTAAATCTTCAACAGGGTGGCCAATTCGTCTTGCCAAAGCTAAAGCTTCTACCATTACTTCTGTTAAGTCATCATGAGGTTTTAATTCAAAAATCTGAGAACCTATATGTGCATGTAATCCATTCAAGCTTGCCCATTTTGCCGCTTTTAATTGTACTAAAACTGATTCAAGTTGATCTGGGTCGAAACCAAACTTGCTATCTAAATGTCCAGTTCTAATATATTCATGAGTATGACATTCAATTCCAGGAGTAAAGCGCAACATCAATTTTGCAGGAGGACTCTCTGAGGGAATTATTTCAGCTAGTCGATCAATATCATTCTGATTGTCAATAACAATAGTCACTCCATTGTGGTAAGCCAATAACAACTCTTGATCAGACTTATTGTTTCCATGAAGAACTATATTTTCACTAGCAACACCACCCTTGAAAGCAGTCAATAACTCTCCTTCAGAAACTGCATCAAGGCCTAAGCCTTCTGATGCAACTAAACAACTAATAGCCAAAGAGCTATTTGCCTTTGATGCATATAAGGCCAATGAAGGGCCAGGATAATATTTCTTTAGAGCCTCTCTATAAGCCTGGCATGCAATACGAATAGTTACTTCATCAAGAACATATAGTGGCGTTCCATATCGTTCAGCAAGACAATTAAGATTACATTCTCCTACCATCAAGCTTCCTTGATCATCAATCTGACTAGTAATTGGAGCAAAGTTCTTATTAGGACTAAGTAAATCACGCCCAGACTCATATTGATTGCGATTAGCCATGGAGGAGGAGAGATTTTGAGACAAGAGGCAAGAGTTAAAGATCTAACACATTGAAAAGCTATTTCATGAAAGAAAAATTTCTCAAATCAAAAAGCTCATCCTATGAAGTCATCTCATTAAGCCTAAAGAATCTAAGTGCTTGCCTGAAACTAGATGAAATAGCACTCAAAGGGCTCTGGAGCAAAAAGCAATGGGAGAAAGAATTGGCTGACTCCAAAAGACTTTGCCTGGGAATTTTGGACTTTACAAATCTAATAGCTTTTGGTTGTGGCTGGGTAATAGTGGATGAGCTTCATTTAACTGCAATCGCTGTTCATCCTAAATACCGCCAAAAAGGTCTTGGGAGAATAGTGTTAACACATCTATTTCAAGAAGCAATTCATAGAGGCTGTAATCGATCAACTTTAGAAGTAAGAAGTAATAACAACGCAGCTTTAGCTCTTTACAAAAGTTGCGGCTTCAAAACCGAAGGATATAGACAGAGTTACTACAAAAATGGCACCGATGCGCTTATTCAATGGAGATCTTTGAATCCCTAGACAAATCCGAGAGAGATAACCTCCTTTAAGTTCGGATTACCGTCCTAAACACATATAATTAATAGTACTTTTTGCGGGTTCATTGTTAATTTTTAAGGAGCTTATAGCTGTTCAGGACTAGGGTGTGACCAAAAAGACATCACAACAACATTCACTCCTCAATCCTGATAAATTAGAGAAACTTGCAAGTGAGCTTGAACATGTTCGAGCGGTTTACCGAGAAAGCCATCAAGGTGATCATGCTGGCTCAGGAAGAAGCTCGACGTCTTGGACATAATTTTGTTGGAACTGAACAAATCCTTTTAGGACTAATTGGCGAGGGTACAGGTGTAGCCGCAAAGGTTCTGAAGTCAATGGGGGTAAATCTTAAAGACGCAAGGATTGAAGTTGAAAAAATAATCGGTCGCGGGTCTGGTTTTGTTGCTGTAGAAATTCCCTTTACCCCTCGTGCCAAAAGAGTTCTTGAACTTTCCCTTGAAGAAGCACGTCAACTGGGTCATAACTACATAGGCACCGAACATCTGTTATTAGGACTTATAAGAGAAGGAGAAGGAGTAGCTGCGAGGGTTTTAGAAAATCTTGGAGTAGACCTGACAAAAGTACGTACTCAAGTAATAAGGATGCTTGGTGAGACTGCTGAAGTTACTTCTGGAGGAGGGAGTGGGAAGGGGTCCTTAAAAACAGCAACACTTGATGAGTTCGGCACCAATTTGACAAAGCTCGCTAGTGAATCAAAACTCGATCCAGTTGTAGGAAGGCATGAGGAAATTGATAGAGTCATTCAAATTCTTGGAAGACGAACCAAAAACAACCCTGTTCTTATTGGAGAGCCAGGAGTAGGTAAAACGGCGATTGCCGAAGGCTTAGCTCAACGAATACAGCAAGGTGATATCCCAGATATCCTTGAAGAGAAAAGGGTTTTAACTCTTGATATTGGCCTATTAGTTGCTGGAACCAAATACCGCGGAGAATTCGAAGAAAGACTAAAAAAAATTATGGAAGAGATTAAAACCGCAGGAAATGTGATCTTAGTAATAGATGAAGTTCATACTCTTATCGGAGCAGGTGCTGCAGAGGGGGCTATCGATGCTGCGAATATTCTCAAACCTGCCCTTGCACGCGGAGAACTTCAATGTATTGGTGCAACAACTCTTGATGAATATAGAAAACATATAGAAAGAGATGCTGCGTTAGAAAGACGATTCCAACCTGTAATGGTAGGAGAGCCATCTATAGAAGATACTATTGAAATACTGCGTGGGCTTAGAGAAAGATATGAGCAACATCACAGATTAAAAATCACTGATCAAGCACTTGAGGCTGCCGCCAATCTAGGAGATAGATATATTTCTGACCGTTTCTTACCTGATAAGGCAATAGACCTTATTGACGAAGCAGGAAGCAGAGTACGTCTCCTCAATTCAAAGCTACCTCCAGAGGCAAAGGAAGTAGACAAGGAACTACGAAAAATCCAAAAAGACAAAGAGGAGGCAGTTAGAGATCAAAACTTTACACAAGCTGGTGAATTACGGGAGCAAGAAGTTGCTCTCAGAGAAAAAATAAGAACCCTATTGCAAAATAACCGACAAGATGTAAAAACACCAACAGAAAATAATTCCAATAATAAACCAATTAATCAAGTTGATCTAGAGAGCAAAGATTTAACAGAATCTGTAAAAGAAGCTTTAACAAGCCCAAAAGTCAATGAAGAAGACATTGCACATATTGTTGCTTCCTGGACAGGAGTCCCTGTCCAAAAGCTAACCGAGAGTGAGTCAGTAAAACTATTAAATATGGAAGATACACTTCATCAAAGGTTGATTGGCCAAGATGAAGCAGTAAAGGCAGTATCTAAGGCGATTAGAAGAGCAAGAGTAGGCCTTAAAAATCCAAACAGGCCCATTGCTAGCTTCATTTTCTCTGGGCCTACAGGAGTAGGCAAGACCGAATTAACGAAAGCATTAGCGACCTATTTCTTTGGTAGTGAGGAAGCAATGATTCGCCTAGATATGTCTGAATTTATGGAGCGTCATACAGTTAGTAAATTAATAGGTTCACCACCTGGCTATGTAGGGTTTAATGAAGGAGGCCAACTAACTGAAGCTGTAAGAAGAAGACCATATACTGTTGTTCTTTTTGATGAGATAGAAAAAGCTCACCCAGATGTATTCAATTTATTACTACAACTATTAGAAGATGGAAGACTTACTGATTCAAAAGGTAGAACAGTTGACTTCAAGAATACTCTAATAATAATGACTTCTAATATCGGGTCAAAAGTAATCGAAAAAGGTGGGGGTGGGCTTGGATTCGAATTTTCTGGTGAGAGTGCAGAAGATAGTCAATACAATAGAATCCGCTCTCTCGTAAATGAAGAGCTTAAGCAATACTTCAGGCCAGAGTTTCTCAATCGTCTAGACGAAATAATTGTCTTCCGTCAGTTAACTCGTGATGAAGTAAAAGATATTGCCGAAATAATGCTAAAAGAAGTATTCCAAAGAATTGAAGACAAAGGTATTACTCTCTCTGTTTCAAATGCCTTCAAAGAGAGACTTGTTGAAGAAGGCTACAATCCTTCTTATGGGGCAAGGCCACTTAGACGTGCTGTCATGCGACTACTTGAAGATAGTCTTGCTGAAGAAGTTCTATCAGGACGAATAAAAGATGGTGATAATGCAGAAGTAGATATAGACGAGAACAAGCAAATTGTTGTAAAACATTTAGATGCAAAAGCCCCTGAACTAGCAGGAGCAGGTGTTTAAAGGCATTGAGAAAACCGATCTCAATAAACATGGATATTGCATCCTGCTCTCACTCAATTTCACCGGCTAAAGTTATTCGGGGTGAGAATGCATGGGGAATAGGCAAAAAAATCATCCCCTCTATATGTAATGCTCCAATATTAATTGGAAGAAGTAAAGCAACTTTAAATATCAGGAATATTCTATTATTTGACCTTCGCGAACTAGGCTTAGAAGTTCTCTCTGTTGAATTAAATTTTGATTGTTGTGAATTAGATTTAAGTCGCTTAAAAGAACTCGCAACAAGTAATAGTTGTGATGCAGTTATTACCGCTGGAGGTGGGAAAGTCCTAGACGCAGGTAAACTTTTAGCCAATAGACTTTCTCTCCCCTGTATCACTATCCCAACTAGTGCCGCCACATGTGCTGGATGGACGGCTTTATCAAATATCTATTCAAAAGAAGGGGCATTTATCAAAGATGAAAGCCTTAGATCTTGTCCTGAACTATTAATTTTTGACCATAGTTTCGTAAGACAAGCTCCTCCTCGGACATTAGCAAGCGGAATAGCTGATGGACTTGCAAAATGGTATGAAGCCTCAACTACAAGTGTTTCCAGCAACGATGGCTTAGTTCAACAAGCAGTGCAAATGGCAAGGGTTTTAAGAGATCAATTATTCATAGATGGATATGAGGCATTTCAAAACCCCAATAGCGATGCTTGGGTCAGAGTCGCAGAGGGATGCGCTCTTACTGCAGGCTTAATAGGAGGAATTGGGGGTTCAAAATGTAGGACTGCAGCAGCACATGCATTACATAATGGCTTAACTCAATTAAAATCTACCGACAAATTTCTACATGGTGAAGTCGTTTGTTTTGGAATAATAGTACAACTTCACCTTGAAGAAAGGCATAAAGAAAATCAACTAGCAAAACAGGCCAGGAAGCAGCTTATTCAGTTTCTTGAAAAGCTTAATCTGCCTACAAGTCTTGATGAACTAAGATTAAGTAATGTTTGTTTTAAACAGATAGAAGAAGCCTGTATCTTCGCTTGTAAAGATGGGTCTGATATCCATAAACTTCCATTTAAAGTCAACAAAGAAATGCTTTTAGAAGCACTGAATGCTACAAACGGTCAAAGAATAATACCTAAAAGACAAAAATCTCACAAAAATAAAGCAAATTGATTCCTAATCAAAAACCAAAATTTAACTTAGGAAGCGATTCAAAACCAGAAAAGCTTTTAAATACTCTAAAGGATCAATTATTAGACCCATTAGCAAAAGAACTAGCCAACACAGTTCAATGGAAATTTCTACGGGGGGTTTCTCAGCACAACTCTGATTTATACCCAATTGCTATTACAGGAAAAGGTTCACCCATACTTCTTCTACATGGCTTTGACAGTAGCTTCCTTGAATTTCGCCGAATAGTCCCTTTGTTAAAAAACCATCATCAATTACTTATTCCAGATCTTTATGGGTTTGGCTTCTGCCCTCGCCCCCATAATGTTAAATATGGGCCAAATTCATTAATATCCCACATAGAAGCCTTTTTAAACCTGCTAGCAAAAGATAGTCCCATAGGTTTAATTGGTGCTTCCATGGGGGGAGCTTTAGCTATCGAGATTGCAAGGCGAAACCATAAGAAAGTCAATCGTTTGTTATTACTTTCTCCCGCTGGCTTGACAGGTCGTCCTATGCCTGTTCCTCGCCCACTGGATCAACTTGGAGTTTGGTTCTTAAGTCAAAAGTTTGTAAGGAAGAGTTTATGCAGACAAGCCTTTGCTCATCCAAACCTGAGCGTAGGTCTTCCTGAAGAACAAATTGCCTCATTGCATCTAAGTGTTCCTGGATGGGGAAGATCTCTAGCAGCATTTGCAAGAAGTGGAGGCATCGCTAATTACGGAAGCCCATTACCGAATCAACCGATAAATGTTCTTTGGGGAGCAAAAGACAACATCCTTAATGAGACTCAAAAGAAAGAATGTATAGCCTTATTAGGAAAACACTTAGAAGAACTTAAAGAGTGTGGCCATCTTCCACATTTAGACCTCCCCAAGGTAGTAGCAGATCGCTGGTTAAGCAGTTCAAATAATGAGCAATAAGCCATTATCAAAAAAAGGGCCGCTTATACAAATTATCGAATCTGGGCTTGAAATCTGGGTACGTACTCAATGCCAGTCTATTGGCAAAATAAAGATTGAAATAAATGCATCAGCATTAGAATTACTGACCGGAAGATTTTCTGGAGCAAAAATCAAAGCTAATGATGTCATCTTTAAAGGACTACCATTTTATGAAGTGAGCTTAACTAGCAATTCACTTCACCTTCAAATTGACCTTTCTAATAAAAAGCAGAAAGTTAGTCTAAAAGATATATTTGAGGTTCAAGGTAGAATTTCTTTAGAGAGTCAAAGTCTCAATAAAATAATCTTTTCAAAACAATGGAGCTGGATTGGGGATTGGCTAGCTAAAAATCTTTTAGAAGTTACTAAATTAGAAGCCTTATCAATTAAAGGAAATTCAATTGAAGCAAAAAGTACAGGGAAAGACCCAGTTATAAACTCTAACAATGTTGAATTTTTGGAAGTAGAGGCAAATTCAGGCACATTAATATTCAAAAATAAAAGCAAAGATATAAGTAAACTATTACCAATGGATCCGTCGATTTTTATTGATAGTGCAACTCTTGAAGACGAAAAGCTGCATTTAACTGGATATTCAAAGATAAAGCCGTAATTGCAACTACCTATTCAAGAATGGCATTAAAAGTATTACCACATAATAAACAACTGCAGGAGTAAAAAGATAGCTATCAATCCTGTCAAGAATTCCTCCATGACCTGGCAAAACATCGCCGGAATCTTTTAAGCCTGCATTTCGTTTCATCATTGATTCTGTCAGGTCACCAACTAAAGCAAATAAAGCAACAAAAGCTCCAAGAAAACCACCAATTAAAAAACCCAACTTCAATTTAAATAATTCTCCAGATATAGCTCCTATTGCCATGGCACATAAAAAACCACCTATTGCTCCCTCAACAGTTTTACCAGGAGAGATGGGAGACAAAGAATGACGACCAAAGCTGAGGCCAAAAAAATACGAACCAATATCAGCTGCAACAATCATCAAACAGGCCATGAAAGTAATGACCATCCCAAAAGATGCAAAGGCTGGCCAATCAAGAGGCAGTAAGTGCAAGCCTTGCTTAAATTCAATCCCACTCAAACTCCTCAGTTTCAGCCAATGACTAGGTAAAAACCCCAAATAAAACAGTCCAAAAATTGATGCTGCTATATCAGCAATTGAGCCAGTAACAGGCTGAAGCAATAGCCAGCCACAAATTGCTGCCCCAGAAAGTGGCAATACTGCTGAAGTCAATTCCCCAGAAAGGACTCCATTAACACCACATTGAGTACTAATCAGTAGAAGATGACAAGCAACCAGAGTAGTTTTAGTGGCTGGGCGAATCCCAGTAAATTGAGCCATTCGGAAGAACTCCAAAAGAGCAAGATGCACTATCACACCCAGAGCAAGGGTGAACCACCAACCTCCTAGACCTACAACCAGAATTCCAAATACTCCGGCCCAAAGACCACTAAGGAATCGATTCCGGAAAAAAACTGAACCCATCAAAATCCAAAATCAAGCCAACTCAACAAAGCACTACCAAGCAATTGTTTTGCGAGTAAACATTTTAGGAATAGCACTCTATTGATTTAATTCAAAGCAAGGCTTTTCGGCAAGTCTTTTAAAGATTTAAAGAAAATTCCTCTTCTCATCAAGAAAAACTGACCGGTATTTTTTTCGTTCAAAACTTTCAAAAACTATGTTATCAATATTCAATAATGTAAGGCTTACTGATTTACCACCCTCAAATGAGAAGGAATCTGATCCGGCCATAAGCTCCTTTGTTGAAGAAGCCATTTCACTCCAGCTTTCTCTAAGGATTCCCCTGGAATCAATATTGGAATTCCAGGTGGATAAGGACAAATCATTTCAGCTGCCACCCGTCCAACAGCTTCGTTTAAAGGAACGGTATGAGACTTAGATCGCCAAGCGAAAGCACAACTCATCATTGGCGTCATCAATAGTGGAACTGGAGGAGCAACAAAAGCAGGTAAAGGTTTGCGATCCGGGTGTGAAGCTAAAAGAGCATTCCAATTTCTCTTAAAACGTCTTGCTAGCCCTTTTTGAGGCGCAAACCCAAGGCAAAGTGTCAAGCAACCTGGCTCAGGCAGCTCTCCTACTATTCCGTGTTGAATTAACCAATTATCTGCATCGAAACCACTTATACCCTTAGAGGCAGAATGAACAATTAAACGCAAAGGGTCCTGATTAAGTAGCAACGGGACGCCCATATTTCTTAATTGGGTCGATATCTGTCTCGCCTCATTAATGCGTGTTATTAATTTGCTTTGGCCTGATTTAGTCTTCCATTCACTTAACGCAGATTCACAAGAGGCTAGTAATAGAGCACTTGGACTAGAGGTCTGAAGCCAACTGACACTTCTTTCGACTGCTATAGGGTCCACTCGATCTCCCTGCAACCAAAGAACAGCAGTTTGAACAAGACCTGCTGCTGACTTATGTAATGAATGAACTACTAAATCAGCACCTGCTGATAACCCTGAGGCAGGCAAATCCATATCAACTCTGCTCGCAAAATGAGCGCCATGCGCCTCATCAACCAAAACTGGCCAACCCCGCTCATGAAAAATCTTTACCAAAGATGTGAGATCACCTGTATAGCCGTGATAAGTAGGGTTTATCAAAACTGTTGCTGCAATATCAACTTCACTTAGCGGAAGTGCATTCAAAACTTTTTGAATCCAAAAAGCATCAGATGTTCCAAAATGACCTCGATCAGCCATAAATGGAACGTCATATAAAACGGGCTGTAACTCAGAGATTGCACATGCCTGAATAAGACTGCGATGAATATTGCGAGGCATCAAAACAGCCTGGCCAGGTCTGGTAATTGATAAAAGTGCCGCTTGCAAAAGCCCTGTTGCACCATTAACCCCATACCAACACCTCTTAGCTCCAACGCCACATGCTGAGCGTTCCTGACTTGCAGCAACTGCTCCGTTAGAAATAAGAGGCCCACCTAAATCTGGGAGTTCAGGTAAATCCCATAAACCTGCACGTTTTCCAAGGAGTTTCTTTATTTCCGTCGGTAAAGCAACTCCTCTCCCATGAGCAGGCAGGAAAAGACTCTTGCCTCGATTAAAAGTTAGTAATGAAGCAATTCCCATAGATTTATATTCTGCTTTCTAAAGTCTGGATAACAACGTGTAGGTCTATTGGAAGTGTTCGATGCTCCCTCTAATAATGCATCTGGGATACCAGCATTACGCTATGACCCTGAGCGTGACCTGGCTTGGTTATTGGTAAGACCCTGGATATGGATCCCACGAATTTTTGAAATAATCACCTCATTATCCATCCTCACAATCAGGATGCTATTACAAGGATCAAGTAATAACGAAAAAGTCCATCAGAGCCTCGCAAGAAACCTTCTAGAAACTCTTACAAACTTAGGACCTTGCTTCATAAAAGTTGGTCAAGCATTATCAACACGTCCCGACTTGGTAAGGCGTGACTGGCTTGAAGAGCTAACTAATCTTCAAGATAACCTTCCACCTTTTGAACATCACAAAGCTCTCAAAACTATTCAAGAAGAACTTGGCGCTCCAGCAAAACAAATCTTTGAAGAGTTCCCTGATCATCCTATTGCCTCTGCAAGTCTAGGCCAGGTATACAAGGCAAGACTTCAGGCTGATTATTGGGTAGCAGTAAAAATACAACGACCTAATCTACCATTTATATTAAGGCGTGATTTAGTCATAATAAAATTACTTGGCATAGTTACATCTCCAATTCTCCCCTTAAATCTGGGCTTCAGTCTAAGCGAGATAATTGATGAGTTTGGTAAAACACTTTTTGAAGAGATTGATTATGAGTTAGAAGCAAGTAATGCTGAAAGATTCTCAAACTTATTTAGTAAAAATCCAACTATATATGTGCCGAGAGTGGAACGTCTTGTCTCATCCAGAAAAGTTCTTACAACTAGCTGGGTAGAAGGTACCAAATTAAAAGATAGTCAAGAACTTAGAGCAATTGGTTTAGATCCATCTGCACTAATTAAAACAGCAGTAATAAGTGGAATTCAACAATTACTAGAATTTGGATACTTTCATGCTGATCCTCATCCAGGAAATATCTTTGCTTTAGAAGGCAAAACTTCTGATCTTGGTCATATGGCATATATAGACTTTGGAATGATGGACTCAATCTCTAATGAGGATAGAGTTACACTTACAAAGGCTATTGTGCATCTAATCAATAGTGATTTTAATCTTCTTGCAAAAGCTTTTCAAAAACTAGGTTTCTTAAGTGCTGAAGAAAGTCTTGATGTGATCAGCCCTGTCCTAAAAGAGGTATTAGGAGAAGCACTTGATGAAGAAGTAGCAAATTTCAACTTCAAAGCCATAACAGATAAGTTTTCAGAATTAATGTTTGATTATCCTTTTAGAGTCCCTGCACGCTTTGCCTTGATAATTCGTGCAGTTGTAAGCCAAGAGGGTCTTGCATTAAAGTTAGATCCAAATTTCAAAATAATTGCTGTTG comes from Prochlorococcus sp. MIT 1307 and encodes:
- a CDS encoding aminotransferase class I/II-fold pyridoxal phosphate-dependent enzyme is translated as MGIASLLTFNRGKSLFLPAHGRGVALPTEIKKLLGKRAGLWDLPELPDLGGPLISNGAVAASQERSACGVGAKRCWYGVNGATGLLQAALLSITRPGQAVLMPRNIHRSLIQACAISELQPVLYDVPFMADRGHFGTSDAFWIQKVLNALPLSEVDIAATVLINPTYHGYTGDLTSLVKIFHERGWPVLVDEAHGAHFASRVDMDLPASGLSAGADLVVHSLHKSAAGLVQTAVLWLQGDRVDPIAVERSVSWLQTSSPSALLLASCESALSEWKTKSGQSKLITRINEARQISTQLRNMGVPLLLNQDPLRLIVHSASKGISGFDADNWLIQHGIVGELPEPGCLTLCLGFAPQKGLARRFKRNWNALLASHPDRKPLPAFVAPPVPLLMTPMMSCAFAWRSKSHTVPLNEAVGRVAAEMICPYPPGIPILIPGESLEKAGVKWLLQQRSLWPDQIPSHLRVVNQ
- a CDS encoding alpha/beta hydrolase, with the protein product MIPNQKPKFNLGSDSKPEKLLNTLKDQLLDPLAKELANTVQWKFLRGVSQHNSDLYPIAITGKGSPILLLHGFDSSFLEFRRIVPLLKNHHQLLIPDLYGFGFCPRPHNVKYGPNSLISHIEAFLNLLAKDSPIGLIGASMGGALAIEIARRNHKKVNRLLLLSPAGLTGRPMPVPRPLDQLGVWFLSQKFVRKSLCRQAFAHPNLSVGLPEEQIASLHLSVPGWGRSLAAFARSGGIANYGSPLPNQPINVLWGAKDNILNETQKKECIALLGKHLEELKECGHLPHLDLPKVVADRWLSSSNNEQ
- a CDS encoding AarF/ABC1/UbiB kinase family protein, producing MFDAPSNNASGIPALRYDPERDLAWLLVRPWIWIPRIFEIITSLSILTIRMLLQGSSNNEKVHQSLARNLLETLTNLGPCFIKVGQALSTRPDLVRRDWLEELTNLQDNLPPFEHHKALKTIQEELGAPAKQIFEEFPDHPIASASLGQVYKARLQADYWVAVKIQRPNLPFILRRDLVIIKLLGIVTSPILPLNLGFSLSEIIDEFGKTLFEEIDYELEASNAERFSNLFSKNPTIYVPRVERLVSSRKVLTTSWVEGTKLKDSQELRAIGLDPSALIKTAVISGIQQLLEFGYFHADPHPGNIFALEGKTSDLGHMAYIDFGMMDSISNEDRVTLTKAIVHLINSDFNLLAKAFQKLGFLSAEESLDVISPVLKEVLGEALDEEVANFNFKAITDKFSELMFDYPFRVPARFALIIRAVVSQEGLALKLDPNFKIIAVAYPYVARRLLSGETKEMLDILLDVIFDKKGGIRLDRIENLLDVLTNDSSASDSTLLPVAGAGLKLLLSPDGSMLRRNLLMTMIKDERLNTSDIKGLLKLLRSKFKTKEIAEDLIRYLNPLAA
- a CDS encoding DUF2993 domain-containing protein, with amino-acid sequence MSNKPLSKKGPLIQIIESGLEIWVRTQCQSIGKIKIEINASALELLTGRFSGAKIKANDVIFKGLPFYEVSLTSNSLHLQIDLSNKKQKVSLKDIFEVQGRISLESQSLNKIIFSKQWSWIGDWLAKNLLEVTKLEALSIKGNSIEAKSTGKDPVINSNNVEFLEVEANSGTLIFKNKSKDISKLLPMDPSIFIDSATLEDEKLHLTGYSKIKP
- a CDS encoding phosphatidate cytidylyltransferase; this encodes MGSVFFRNRFLSGLWAGVFGILVVGLGGWWFTLALGVIVHLALLEFFRMAQFTGIRPATKTTLVACHLLLISTQCGVNGVLSGELTSAVLPLSGAAICGWLLLQPVTGSIADIAASIFGLFYLGFLPSHWLKLRSLSGIEFKQGLHLLPLDWPAFASFGMVITFMACLMIVAADIGSYFFGLSFGRHSLSPISPGKTVEGAIGGFLCAMAIGAISGELFKLKLGFLIGGFLGAFVALFALVGDLTESMMKRNAGLKDSGDVLPGHGGILDRIDSYLFTPAVVYYVVILLMPFLNR